In the genome of Candidatus Poribacteria bacterium, one region contains:
- a CDS encoding carboxypeptidase regulatory-like domain-containing protein — protein MGINHQPKMKPFKLRTENVELNISLDPKFGAVSGIITDGTTRNPIPGATVKLLGETIITEADGKYNFIGIPYSGDLSLMIIATDYQPRTENFQLRTDRVGLNIRLMPATDPKMEITQLLERFSALIESLDIRKLGTIQELFSESYVASDDPTTLLGLATGVIPAKFDDVSQTIIVVFEKYDALQFQFKEIDVDVTNSRQASARFTLHIISEEGPRPNKREILVDCKIDFRKEALVWKIVFWQLFNVEFLL, from the coding sequence ATGGGCATTAATCACCAACCCAAAATGAAGCCATTTAAGCTTAGGACTGAAAATGTAGAATTAAATATCTCTCTCGACCCGAAGTTTGGAGCGGTTTCAGGTATTATTACCGATGGCACAACACGGAACCCGATTCCGGGCGCAACTGTCAAGCTATTAGGTGAGACAATAATAACCGAAGCAGACGGTAAATACAATTTTATAGGTATTCCCTATTCTGGGGATCTCAGTTTAATGATTATTGCAACGGATTATCAGCCTAGAACAGAAAACTTTCAGCTTAGGACCGACCGCGTTGGACTCAACATCCGACTTATGCCTGCAACGGATCCGAAAATGGAGATTACTCAGTTATTGGAGCGTTTCTCAGCGCTAATTGAATCGTTGGATATAAGAAAATTGGGAACAATCCAAGAACTCTTTTCGGAATCGTACGTTGCATCAGATGATCCCACCACGCTCCTTGGTTTAGCAACAGGTGTTATTCCCGCAAAATTCGATGATGTTAGTCAAACAATTATCGTAGTGTTTGAGAAGTATGATGCGCTCCAATTTCAGTTCAAAGAAATTGACGTGGATGTGACTAATTCACGGCAGGCGTCCGCACGCTTTACCTTACACATTATCAGCGAAGAGGGTCCACGACCCAACAAAAGAGAGATTCTTGTTGATTGCAAAATAGATTTCCGCAAAGAGGCCTTGGTCTGGAAAATAGTTTTCTGGCAACTTTTCAACGTAGAATTCCTTCTATGA
- the ligA gene encoding NAD-dependent DNA ligase LigA: MPNDSIQNQVETLREQICYHERKYFIDDQPEISDEAYDQLMKELDRLEATHPELITPDSPTQRVGGETALGTSVPHRGQMLSLDNTYSPEELYDFDQRVRKALPDQSVGYVTELKIDGLGVALLYENGRLVRGATRGDGEYGEDVTANLRTLRTIPLRLTSIRAMPTVLEVRGEVFIPRDRLDEVNQQRVTEDQAPFANARNAAAGSVRLLDSTITASRPLDIFIYSLGYAEGIEITKHTEALALLADMGFKMNPYTEAHSSIEAVIAYCHQWTADRETVPYDTDGIVVKVDSLQQQETLGTTAKSPRWAIACKFPARQVTTQIEAIEVQVGRTGVLTPVAILSPVQLAGATITHATLHNEQELIRKDVRVGDTVFLERSGDVIPKIITVLTDQRKGDEKAFRLPDHCPVCETSVQRSEDEAAIRCVNVACSAQLKRRIEHFASRNALNIDGLGPAIVEQLVGVGLIHDVADLYTLKQGNLVSLERMGEKSAENLINAIEGSRSIPVAKVLFGLGIHHVGANVAELLIDHFSSIDALADASLEDIESIHGIGPQIAESILHFFSQPRVQEFLKRLKDAGLQWAAESSELAETSDSIFAGKTVVLTGSLSTMTRSEASDKIKEKGGKVSSSVSQKTDYLIAGESPGAKYDRATQLDVPILTEQEFTQKLSS; encoded by the coding sequence ATGCCAAACGATTCTATCCAAAATCAGGTTGAGACACTACGGGAACAGATCTGCTACCATGAACGTAAGTATTTCATCGACGATCAGCCGGAGATTTCAGATGAGGCATATGATCAGTTGATGAAAGAGTTGGATCGCCTTGAAGCAACGCATCCTGAGCTTATTACGCCTGACTCACCGACACAGCGGGTCGGCGGTGAAACGGCGCTTGGCACTAGTGTCCCCCATCGTGGGCAGATGTTGAGCCTTGATAACACGTACAGCCCTGAAGAACTATACGATTTTGATCAGCGTGTACGGAAGGCGCTACCTGACCAGTCGGTTGGGTATGTGACCGAGTTAAAAATTGATGGCTTGGGGGTTGCCCTGCTCTATGAAAACGGTAGATTGGTACGCGGTGCCACACGAGGGGATGGAGAGTATGGGGAAGATGTGACAGCGAATCTACGCACCCTCCGCACGATTCCATTAAGATTGACATCAATCAGGGCGATGCCAACTGTTTTGGAAGTCCGGGGCGAGGTGTTTATTCCAAGGGATCGGTTGGATGAAGTGAATCAGCAGCGGGTCACGGAGGACCAAGCACCTTTTGCAAATGCGCGAAATGCTGCGGCAGGTTCTGTGCGTTTGTTGGATTCCACCATCACAGCGTCACGTCCGTTGGATATTTTTATTTATAGCCTCGGTTATGCGGAAGGCATCGAAATTACAAAGCATACGGAAGCACTCGCCCTGCTTGCAGATATGGGGTTCAAGATGAACCCTTATACCGAAGCACATTCATCAATCGAAGCTGTCATTGCGTATTGCCATCAGTGGACTGCCGATCGCGAAACAGTCCCTTACGATACCGATGGGATCGTTGTAAAAGTTGACTCGCTCCAACAGCAAGAGACACTCGGCACCACAGCGAAAAGTCCGCGTTGGGCGATTGCCTGTAAATTTCCCGCACGTCAAGTAACAACACAGATTGAAGCAATCGAGGTACAGGTTGGGCGAACTGGTGTCCTGACGCCCGTCGCGATCTTGTCCCCTGTACAGTTGGCAGGTGCGACAATAACCCATGCCACACTGCATAACGAGCAGGAACTTATCCGCAAGGATGTTCGTGTTGGGGATACAGTATTTCTTGAACGGTCGGGAGATGTTATTCCGAAAATTATAACTGTATTGACAGATCAGCGGAAAGGTGATGAAAAGGCCTTTCGTTTGCCGGATCATTGCCCGGTGTGCGAAACGTCGGTGCAGCGGTCAGAAGATGAAGCAGCGATCCGTTGTGTAAATGTAGCTTGCTCGGCACAACTGAAACGGCGAATTGAACATTTTGCCTCACGGAATGCACTAAACATTGACGGACTTGGGCCCGCGATCGTTGAGCAACTGGTTGGAGTTGGGCTGATTCATGATGTTGCGGATCTCTACACCTTGAAGCAGGGGAATCTAGTTAGTCTTGAGCGGATGGGGGAGAAATCTGCGGAAAATCTCATAAATGCTATTGAAGGGAGTCGCAGCATTCCGGTTGCGAAGGTACTGTTTGGATTGGGCATTCACCACGTTGGCGCGAATGTCGCCGAATTGTTGATTGACCACTTTTCCTCAATTGATGCCCTTGCCGACGCAAGCCTAGAAGATATTGAGAGCATCCACGGCATCGGACCACAAATTGCGGAAAGTATCCTCCATTTCTTCTCACAGCCGAGGGTTCAAGAGTTCCTGAAACGGCTGAAAGATGCGGGGCTTCAATGGGCAGCCGAATCAAGCGAACTTGCAGAAACCTCTGATAGTATTTTTGCCGGTAAAACGGTGGTTTTAACCGGTTCGCTTTCAACGATGACGCGCTCTGAAGCCTCTGACAAAATTAAAGAAAAGGGTGGCAAGGTCAGCTCTAGCGTTAGTCAAAAAACAGATTATCTAATCGCTGGAGAATCGCCGGGGGCTAAATATGATCGTGCAACTCAACTTGATGTGCCTATTCTGACAGAACAGGAGTTCACGCAAAAATTGTCAAGTTAA